A segment of the Bordetella flabilis genome:
CGTCCATGCGGACCCGGATGTCGCGGCCTTCGGAGAAGTCACCGAAACGCGTCGGCGATAGCGGCACGCTGATTTCCGTTTCGAACGGCGTGGCCGCCATCGGGTGCACGGACAGCCGCAGCTTCCAGATGAAGTATTGCTCCGCCCCGAGCCGCGCGCCGGTATCGAGCGACTGCAGGATACGCGCGGTGGCGGGCATTCCATTGCGTTGGATGGCATGCTGCGCGCGCGCCGCCTGGGCCTTGCGGTCGTTGTGCCGCCATACCGAATATATGGCCAGGGCGGCTTCCGCCGCGATCACGATCGCGACCGCGATCGACCACCCCGCCCAGTCAGGCAATCCCCAGCGTTCCATGATGCCCATTGTTGTCGCGCCTCCCGTGTCGGTCCTGCCGTACGGTCAGATGATGGTGAACAGGCCGGTGAGCAGGCTTTTGGCGCCCGCGGTTTCGGTCGTGAGGCCTGTGTTGCGGTACTCGACCGCGCCCATCTTGGTTGCGGTCGCGAAGATGTCCATCTTGACGGTGGTCAGGTCGACCTTGGAGATGGTCACCCCCAGGTTGGAGCGCCAGATCGCGGCGTTGGCCAGTCCCATCGTGGCCTGCGCCACGGTCAGGTTCAGGCCGAACGGCGTGGCCTTGAGCCAGCTTTTCGTCGACAGGTCCTTGACCTGCTTGCCATTGAGCACCACGTCCGTGTCGCTGGTAATGGTGATGGGCTGCGGCGCGGTGATGTCGATACCGGCGCTGGACGAAGTCATCGTGATCTGGTTGGCCGCCGTCGCATCCATGCCGGCGGCCGTCGACGCCATCGTGACCTGGCCCTGCGCCTTCAGGTCCATGCCCGCCCCCACGGATTCGACGTGGACCTGGCCTTGCGCCTTCTCCGTCAGTGATCCGGTCTGCACCTGGTGCAACGCGTCTCCGGACGTCACCTGCACCTCTTCGCCGTCGTTCAGCGTTTCGATGAAGGCGCCCGTCACGTTGCGGCGCTCGCCGCCGGCCGCGATGGTGGTATCCAGGCCCTGGTCGAACTTCTCGGTGGTCATACCGCCCGACACATGCAGGATGCGGGCACCGTTGACGGTATAGGTCTCGTCGTTGGTTACGGTGACCTCGCGGGTCTTGCCGACCGTCAGCAGGTCGGTACCCTGCACATGGGTCACGCGCGCGCCGCCGATCAGGGTCGTGTCGTCGACACCGATGGTCGTCGCGCGGCTGCCTTCGACCGTACGCTGTTCGTCGGCCTCGACCTCGGTGCGCATATTGCGCTCCGCATGCACCCAGATCTCTTCCTGGCCCGGCTTGTCTTCGAATACGAAGGCATTGGCGGTGACGGGCGTGCCATCCTGCGAACGCGACAGAAAGCCACTTTGCGTGGCGTTGGCCGGCAAATCCCAGGGTGGCATGTTGGCGCCGTTGAACACCCGGCCGATGACGATGGGCCGGTCGGGATGGCCGCCAATGAAGTCCACCACCACTTCGTCGCCGCGGCGCGGCAGTTGCAGGCCGCCGAAGCCGCCGCTTGCCCAGGGGCTGGACACACGCACCCAGCATGAGCTGTTTTCGTTCTTCTGGCCGTACCGGTCCCAATGGAACTGGACCTTGATACGCCCATACTGGTCCACCCAGATCTGCTGGCCTTCCTTACCGACGACCGTGGCGGTCTGCGGACCGTGCGTGTAGGCGGGTGGCGTAGTACGCGGCGCGCGGAACTGCACGCTGGACGGCAAGGCAGTGAATGCGACGTCGAACACCAGCGGTTCGGACACGCCCGTGGCATAGCCCGCTTCGCGTATGTGGTAGCGCGCCGCGACGATCAGGTAGTCGCGGTTCTCGCTCGCGCGGGGATGGTTGCGCAGTTGCAGGCGATAACCCGGGGCGATGGCCCGCGCATTGCAGCGGCCTGCCACCTGCTCCTGGCGGCACTGCAGATCCTCCAGCCGGACACGGGTGTAGTGCTCGCCCTGGTCCGGATCGGAATAGCCGCCCAGCCATTCATACATCTCAAGCTTGCCGTCGTCGTAGGCGCCGGGATTCATCCGCCTGGCGTCCAGGCTGGCCGCCGGCCGCTTGAAGTCGAAGTCGCTGGTTGCAAAGCCGCTCGGGGTGATCTGCTGCGCGGGCTCCCACGCGCTGACATATTCCTCGCGTGGCACCGTGACGCGGTCCGGCCCGTAGTAGGGGAGCGCTTCGCATCCGGGGCAGGCGTCGTGCTGCATGATGTCGTCGGTCAGCACCAGGGTGTGCCGGCCCTGCTCATGGCGAAACCAGTAATAGATGCCCTCGTGTTCCATCAGCCGGCTGATGAAGGCGAAGTCGGTTTCCTGGTACTGCACGCAATATTCCCAGCGCCGGTACGTGCCGGACAAGCGCCATTCCACCGGGAAGGCGTAGTCGCGCAATACCTCCTTGAGCACGTCGGGGACGCTTTTGTTCTGGAATATCTTGCTGTCCGACGTCTGTGTCAGGTACCAAAGCCAGGGCCGCACGGTGGCACGGTAGATGTAGTCGCGCGAGGTCGCACTCTCGCGGCCCACCAGGGTGCAGCGGGCGATCTGGCCGTTCAGATAACGCGGGCCGGCGACGGCGGCGATTTCCAGCGTCAGCGGCTTGCCCAGGAGCTGCCTCATATCGAGCGCATAGGTGTCGGCCAACAGCGTCACCTCGAACTCGAACAACTCCGACAACGCTTCCGTTCCGGCCATGGAACGAAAACGCAGCGTGTCCCCGGGAAGGGGCGTATGGGCAATAACGGTACGATCCATTCCGACTCCCAACGGACCGCACCGCCATGCGCGGCGACCCCGGTCCTGGTTCAAGCCATGGATGGCTTTGGACCGGTGATGCTAGGAGCCGGGAATGTCAGCGGTGTTTCATTAACAATCCTTATCATTTTTTACCTCTGGGAGCCTGGGCCGTGCGT
Coding sequences within it:
- a CDS encoding type VI secretion system Vgr family protein; the encoded protein is MDRTVIAHTPLPGDTLRFRSMAGTEALSELFEFEVTLLADTYALDMRQLLGKPLTLEIAAVAGPRYLNGQIARCTLVGRESATSRDYIYRATVRPWLWYLTQTSDSKIFQNKSVPDVLKEVLRDYAFPVEWRLSGTYRRWEYCVQYQETDFAFISRLMEHEGIYYWFRHEQGRHTLVLTDDIMQHDACPGCEALPYYGPDRVTVPREEYVSAWEPAQQITPSGFATSDFDFKRPAASLDARRMNPGAYDDGKLEMYEWLGGYSDPDQGEHYTRVRLEDLQCRQEQVAGRCNARAIAPGYRLQLRNHPRASENRDYLIVAARYHIREAGYATGVSEPLVFDVAFTALPSSVQFRAPRTTPPAYTHGPQTATVVGKEGQQIWVDQYGRIKVQFHWDRYGQKNENSSCWVRVSSPWASGGFGGLQLPRRGDEVVVDFIGGHPDRPIVIGRVFNGANMPPWDLPANATQSGFLSRSQDGTPVTANAFVFEDKPGQEEIWVHAERNMRTEVEADEQRTVEGSRATTIGVDDTTLIGGARVTHVQGTDLLTVGKTREVTVTNDETYTVNGARILHVSGGMTTEKFDQGLDTTIAAGGERRNVTGAFIETLNDGEEVQVTSGDALHQVQTGSLTEKAQGQVHVESVGAGMDLKAQGQVTMASTAAGMDATAANQITMTSSSAGIDITAPQPITITSDTDVVLNGKQVKDLSTKSWLKATPFGLNLTVAQATMGLANAAIWRSNLGVTISKVDLTTVKMDIFATATKMGAVEYRNTGLTTETAGAKSLLTGLFTII